One Micromonospora sp. WMMD1120 genomic region harbors:
- a CDS encoding alpha/beta hydrolase, producing the protein MTRQDATQRTVTTADGRHLAVETSGAPDGPAVFLLHGTPGSRSGPRPRGIVVYRLGVHLVCYDRPGYGDSDRHEGRRVADAAADVAAIADDLGIERFAVVGRSGGGPHALACAALLPERVTRAAVLVGLAPAGAPDLDWYAGMAESNVEDFGQADDDLAELTLNLKVRAEEARRDPMTLLEFLRPQLPDEDIRVVDDVAIRRLLTDMYSEALRHGPEGWIDDVLAIRRGWGFDLGAIRAEVRLWHGEQDRFSPVEHSHWLASKISRAEVQVQPGAAHFGAVEILPQTLTWLATPDLATSPRL; encoded by the coding sequence GTGACGCGACAAGACGCGACACAGCGCACCGTCACGACGGCGGACGGGCGGCACCTCGCGGTGGAGACATCGGGCGCGCCGGACGGCCCGGCGGTGTTTCTCCTGCACGGCACCCCGGGCAGTCGCAGCGGCCCCCGCCCCCGGGGCATCGTCGTCTATCGCCTCGGCGTGCACCTGGTCTGCTACGACAGGCCCGGTTACGGCGACTCCGACCGGCACGAGGGCCGGCGGGTGGCCGACGCCGCGGCCGACGTGGCGGCGATCGCCGACGACCTCGGCATCGAACGGTTCGCGGTGGTGGGGCGCTCCGGCGGTGGGCCGCACGCCCTGGCCTGCGCCGCCCTGCTGCCGGAGCGGGTCACCCGGGCCGCCGTGCTGGTGGGTCTCGCCCCGGCCGGGGCGCCCGACCTGGACTGGTACGCCGGCATGGCCGAGTCGAACGTGGAGGACTTCGGGCAGGCCGACGACGACCTGGCCGAGCTCACGCTCAACCTGAAGGTCCGGGCCGAGGAGGCCCGCCGGGACCCGATGACGCTGCTGGAGTTCCTGCGCCCCCAGTTGCCCGACGAGGACATCCGGGTCGTCGACGACGTCGCGATCCGCCGGCTGCTGACCGACATGTACTCCGAGGCGCTGCGGCACGGCCCGGAGGGCTGGATCGACGACGTGCTGGCGATCCGCCGCGGCTGGGGGTTCGACCTCGGCGCCATCCGCGCGGAGGTCCGGCTCTGGCACGGCGAGCAGGACCGATTCTCGCCCGTCGAACACTCGCACTGGCTCGCGTCGAAGATCAGCCGGGCGGAGGTCCAGGTGCAGCCCGGCGCCGCGCACTTCGGGGCCGTGGAGATCCTGCCGCAGACCCTGACCTGGCTGGCCACGCCGGACCTCGCGACCAGCCCGCGACTCTGA
- the miaB gene encoding tRNA (N6-isopentenyl adenosine(37)-C2)-methylthiotransferase MiaB, with protein MPVGRGPGRGRYPGSPRGRGTNPVARTYNVVTYGCQMNVHDSERISGLLEQAGYVRATPTDDTPDIVVFNTCAVRENADNRLYGNLGRLRPVKDKHPGMQIAVGGCLAQKDRGDIVRKAPWVDVVFGTHNIGSLPVLLERARHNAAAEVEILESLDVFPSTLPTRRESTYAGWVSISVGCNNTCTFCIVPALRGKEKDRRPGDILSEVRALVDEGVLEVTLLGQNVNSYGVEFGDRYAFGKLLRACGDIDGLERVRFTSPHPKDFTDDVIAAMAETPNVCHSLHMPLQSGSDDVLRAMRRSYRSERYLGIIEKVRAAMPDAAITTDIIVGFPGETEADFQRTLDVVREARFSSAFTFQYSKRPGTPAATMDDQLPKQVVQERYERLVATVEEITWAENKRLVGETVEVLVAVGEGRKDERTGRMSGRARDGRLVHFATDGPGGESLAGQIRPGDIVHTTITYAAPHHLNADGALVAHRRTRAGDAAEAGRSPRTPGVLLGLPTIGAPPVVAAPTAGCAAH; from the coding sequence ATGCCGGTGGGCCGGGGCCCCGGCAGGGGCCGCTACCCTGGTAGCCCGAGGGGAAGGGGCACCAATCCGGTGGCGAGGACCTACAACGTCGTGACGTACGGCTGCCAGATGAACGTGCACGACTCCGAGCGGATATCCGGCCTGCTCGAACAGGCCGGCTACGTGCGCGCGACGCCGACCGACGACACCCCGGACATCGTCGTCTTCAACACTTGCGCGGTACGGGAGAACGCGGACAACCGGCTCTACGGCAACCTCGGTCGCCTGCGCCCGGTGAAGGACAAGCATCCCGGCATGCAGATCGCGGTCGGCGGCTGCCTGGCCCAGAAGGACCGGGGCGACATCGTCCGCAAGGCGCCCTGGGTGGACGTCGTCTTCGGCACCCACAACATCGGGTCCCTCCCGGTGCTGCTGGAGCGCGCCCGGCACAACGCCGCCGCCGAGGTGGAGATCCTGGAATCCCTCGACGTGTTCCCCTCCACGCTGCCGACCCGCCGCGAGTCGACGTACGCCGGCTGGGTGTCGATCTCGGTGGGCTGCAACAACACCTGCACCTTCTGCATCGTGCCGGCGCTGCGTGGCAAGGAGAAGGACCGGCGTCCCGGCGACATCCTCTCCGAGGTGCGCGCCCTGGTCGACGAGGGCGTGCTGGAGGTGACCCTGCTCGGGCAGAACGTCAACTCCTACGGCGTCGAGTTCGGCGACCGGTACGCGTTCGGCAAGCTGCTGCGCGCCTGCGGCGACATCGACGGCCTGGAGCGGGTCCGCTTCACCAGCCCGCACCCGAAGGACTTCACCGACGACGTGATCGCCGCGATGGCCGAGACGCCGAACGTCTGCCACTCGCTGCACATGCCGTTGCAGTCCGGCTCCGACGACGTGCTGAGGGCGATGCGCCGGTCCTACCGCTCCGAGCGCTACCTGGGCATCATCGAGAAGGTCCGGGCGGCGATGCCGGACGCGGCGATCACCACCGACATCATCGTCGGCTTCCCCGGTGAGACCGAGGCCGACTTCCAGCGCACCCTGGACGTGGTCCGCGAGGCGCGGTTCTCCTCGGCCTTCACGTTCCAGTACTCCAAGCGACCCGGCACCCCGGCGGCGACCATGGACGACCAGCTGCCCAAGCAGGTCGTGCAGGAGCGCTACGAGCGGCTGGTGGCGACCGTCGAGGAGATCACCTGGGCGGAGAACAAGCGCCTCGTCGGGGAGACCGTCGAGGTGCTGGTGGCTGTCGGCGAGGGCCGCAAGGACGAGCGCACCGGCCGGATGTCCGGCCGGGCCCGGGACGGCCGCCTGGTGCACTTCGCCACCGACGGGCCGGGCGGGGAGTCCCTCGCCGGCCAGATCCGGCCGGGCGACATCGTGCACACCACCATCACGTACGCCGCGCCGCACCACCTGAACGCCGACGGGGCGCTGGTGGCGCACCGCCGCACCCGGGCCGGTGACGCGGCCGAGGCGGGACGCTCCCCGCGTACCCCCGGGGTGTTGCTCGGTCTGCCGACGATCGGCGCGCCGCCGGTCGTGGCCGCGCCCACCGCGGGCTGCGCCGCGCACTGA
- a CDS encoding cellulose binding domain-containing protein, with translation MRTGRRRSTLIATTAAATATLVAAGLLTSVSAQAAAGCQVTYSVASQWPGGFTGNVTVTNLGDPLSGWTLRWTYGAGQQTSQAWGATVTQSGSQVSATNVDYNGNLATNGSASFGFNASWNNSSNPAPTSFSLNNVACTGSTTPTTPTTPPPTTPPPSSTPPPTNQQPSNLVGWATQNGGTTGGGNAATTTVSNASGLTSALNATGAAVIRVTGTITCSGMLRVRSNKTIIGNYGATIVGCGFNINGDRNVIIRNLTFRSWNDDAINVQESASNIWIDHNTFSNGYDGAVDIKRGSDFVTVSWNRVFSHDKTMLLGHSDDNASQDVGHLRVSYHHNYFDGSNQRNPRVRFGNPVHVYNNYYRANGGYGIASTERAGVLVEGNYFENVDDPYHLGEGDSGPGSLVARNNHFVNSPTGQAGGSVASIPYPYQLDPASNVKSIVLAGAGAGKITI, from the coding sequence ATGCGCACAGGACGGCGTCGATCGACGCTGATCGCCACCACCGCCGCAGCCACCGCCACCCTCGTCGCCGCCGGTCTGCTGACCTCGGTGTCCGCCCAGGCCGCCGCCGGGTGCCAGGTGACCTACTCGGTCGCCAGCCAGTGGCCCGGCGGCTTCACCGGCAACGTCACAGTCACCAACCTGGGCGACCCGCTCTCCGGGTGGACGTTGCGCTGGACGTACGGGGCCGGTCAGCAGACCAGCCAGGCGTGGGGCGCCACCGTCACGCAGAGCGGCAGCCAGGTCTCCGCGACGAACGTCGACTACAACGGCAACCTGGCGACGAACGGCAGCGCGTCGTTCGGCTTCAACGCGAGCTGGAACAACTCCAGCAATCCCGCCCCGACCAGCTTCTCCCTGAACAACGTCGCCTGCACCGGCAGCACCACGCCGACCACCCCGACCACGCCACCGCCGACCACCCCGCCGCCGTCGAGCACTCCCCCGCCGACCAACCAGCAGCCGTCGAACCTCGTCGGCTGGGCCACCCAGAACGGCGGCACCACGGGTGGCGGCAACGCCGCCACGACCACCGTCAGCAACGCCTCGGGCCTGACCAGCGCGCTGAACGCGACAGGCGCCGCGGTGATCCGAGTGACCGGGACGATCACCTGCTCGGGGATGCTGCGGGTCCGCTCCAACAAGACCATCATCGGCAACTACGGGGCGACGATCGTCGGCTGCGGGTTCAACATCAACGGTGACCGCAACGTGATCATCCGCAACCTGACCTTCCGCAGCTGGAACGACGACGCGATCAACGTGCAGGAGTCGGCCAGCAACATCTGGATCGACCACAACACCTTCAGCAACGGGTACGACGGCGCCGTCGACATCAAGCGCGGCTCGGACTTCGTCACGGTGTCCTGGAACCGGGTGTTCAGCCACGACAAGACGATGCTGCTCGGGCACAGCGACGACAACGCGAGCCAGGACGTCGGCCACCTGCGGGTGAGCTACCACCACAACTACTTCGACGGCAGCAACCAGCGCAACCCCCGGGTGCGGTTCGGCAACCCGGTGCACGTCTACAACAACTACTACCGGGCCAACGGCGGCTACGGCATCGCGTCCACCGAGCGGGCCGGCGTGCTCGTCGAGGGCAACTACTTCGAGAACGTCGACGACCCGTACCACCTGGGTGAGGGCGACTCGGGGCCCGGCAGCCTGGTCGCCCGCAACAACCACTTCGTCAACTCGCCCACCGGCCAGGCCGGTGGCAGCGTGGCCAGCATCCCGTACCCGTACCAGCTGGACCCGGCCAGCAACGTCAAGTCCATCGTGCTGGCGGGCGCCGGCGCCGGCAAGATCACCATCTGA
- a CDS encoding cellulase family glycosylhydrolase, translated as MFRPKALGGAVTALATVAAGVGVAVAVGAGPAVAAGTGTGYLHTVGNQIQDSTGATVRLTGINWFGMETDNKTFHGLWSSNPWRGQLDTMARLGYNTLRVPFSNDALKPGATATGINDFVNPDLVGLSPLQILDKVIDYAGSKGMRIILDRHRPTSAGQSALWYTPTVSEATWINDWKMLAQRYAGNTTVIGADLHNEPHAEGTNPAATGACWGCGDTARDWRLAAERAGNAILGVQPNWLIFVEGVSCPSGGLSNVWDNDPSNDEDCGWWGGNLSKAGQYPVRLNVANRLVYSPHEYATSVYRQTWFDAPDYPANMPAIWDKYWGYLYKQNIAPIMMGEFGSTLADPKDRVWLENLMAYTGTGVTGMSFTYWSWNPNSGDTGGIALDDWTNVNTTKQAILQPYLIAPTGGGTTPPTGGPTDPPSGACTATYRQVNAWQGGFQGELTVTNTGSAAANPWSVSWAWPSGVTLGSGWNATVSQSGTTVTAAAPSHAPSLPAGGSVTVGFTANGTASAPATVKLNGTGC; from the coding sequence ATGTTTCGTCCCAAGGCTTTGGGCGGCGCGGTCACCGCGCTCGCCACCGTCGCGGCGGGGGTGGGCGTCGCCGTCGCCGTCGGTGCCGGCCCGGCGGTGGCCGCCGGCACCGGTACCGGATATCTGCACACCGTCGGCAACCAGATCCAGGACAGCACCGGTGCCACGGTCCGGTTGACCGGTATCAACTGGTTCGGCATGGAGACCGACAACAAGACCTTCCACGGTCTGTGGTCGAGCAACCCGTGGCGGGGGCAGCTCGACACGATGGCGCGGTTGGGTTACAACACGTTGCGGGTGCCGTTCTCGAACGACGCGTTGAAGCCGGGCGCGACCGCCACCGGGATCAACGACTTTGTCAACCCGGACCTGGTGGGGCTGTCGCCGTTGCAGATCCTGGACAAGGTCATCGACTACGCCGGCAGCAAGGGGATGCGGATCATCCTGGACCGGCACCGGCCGACGTCGGCCGGGCAGTCGGCGTTGTGGTACACGCCGACGGTCTCCGAGGCGACCTGGATCAACGACTGGAAGATGCTCGCCCAGCGGTACGCGGGCAACACCACTGTGATCGGCGCGGACCTGCACAACGAGCCGCACGCCGAGGGCACCAATCCGGCGGCCACCGGCGCGTGTTGGGGTTGCGGCGACACCGCCCGGGACTGGCGGCTGGCCGCCGAGCGGGCCGGCAACGCGATCCTCGGCGTGCAGCCGAACTGGTTGATCTTCGTGGAGGGGGTGAGCTGCCCGAGCGGCGGCCTCTCCAACGTGTGGGACAACGACCCGAGCAACGACGAGGACTGCGGCTGGTGGGGCGGCAACCTGTCGAAGGCGGGCCAGTACCCGGTACGGCTGAACGTGGCGAACCGGCTGGTCTACTCGCCGCACGAGTACGCCACCTCGGTGTACCGGCAGACCTGGTTCGACGCCCCTGACTATCCGGCGAACATGCCGGCGATCTGGGACAAATACTGGGGTTACCTCTACAAGCAGAACATCGCGCCGATCATGATGGGCGAGTTCGGCAGCACCCTGGCCGACCCGAAGGACCGGGTGTGGCTGGAGAACCTGATGGCGTACACGGGGACCGGGGTCACCGGGATGTCCTTCACCTACTGGTCGTGGAACCCGAACTCGGGTGACACCGGCGGCATCGCGCTCGACGACTGGACCAACGTCAACACCACCAAGCAGGCGATCCTCCAGCCGTACCTGATCGCCCCCACCGGTGGCGGCACCACCCCGCCGACCGGTGGGCCGACGGACCCGCCGTCCGGCGCGTGCACGGCCACCTACCGCCAGGTCAACGCCTGGCAGGGCGGCTTCCAGGGCGAGCTGACCGTCACGAACACCGGTTCGGCTGCGGCGAACCCGTGGTCGGTCAGCTGGGCCTGGCCGTCCGGGGTGACGCTGGGCAGTGGGTGGAACGCCACCGTCTCGCAGTCCGGCACGACGGTCACCGCGGCCGCCCCGAGTCACGCTCCGTCGCTGCCGGCCGGCGGGTCGGTCACCGTGGGCTTCACCGCCAACGGTACGGCCAGCGCCCCGGCGACGGTGAAGCTGAACGGCACCGGCTGCTGA
- a CDS encoding IS4 family transposase, which yields MQEKSVISRSFGVAGGVYAPGHLGELTQIIDFDLVDAVLEETGTREKRLRLLPSRVVVYFVLALALFERCSYLATWGKLTAALTDLRLTRPSVSSLARARRRIGAAPLRRLFETLAGVVGLPSQPGVFYRGLRTVAIDGTHLHVPDREQVTWRYRKRVGDRREFGYPLLRLLVVIECGTRALLAADFGPDAGGELPYAHRLVGALDRAMLLLADAGFDAARFLHDVAATGAQFLVRSTACRRPTIAQRLPDGSYLTRIGYGTLPALILIRVIEAQVTITLADGTVRREQWRLITSLTDHARYPARELINLYHERWQAETTYYSIKATMLNGRVLRSHSIPGIEQEVYALLTTYQALIRAAADAASTQPGLDMDRLSFTILIDTAVNTITTASAIHPDGPADLLGAIGQAALANLLPTQRRPRVKARTRKNPTSKYGPNTRQHPPTAQTYSFHADITVFEKGLASRSQR from the coding sequence TTGCAGGAGAAGTCTGTCATCAGCCGGTCGTTCGGGGTGGCCGGGGGTGTGTACGCGCCCGGTCATCTGGGTGAGTTGACGCAGATCATCGATTTTGACCTGGTAGACGCGGTGTTGGAGGAGACCGGGACACGGGAGAAGCGGCTGCGGCTGCTGCCGTCTCGGGTCGTGGTGTATTTCGTCCTCGCGCTCGCTCTGTTCGAGCGCTGTTCCTATCTGGCGACCTGGGGGAAGCTGACCGCCGCCCTGACGGACCTGCGCCTGACGCGCCCGAGCGTCTCCTCACTTGCCCGCGCCCGCCGCCGGATCGGAGCGGCGCCGCTACGGCGGCTGTTCGAGACGTTGGCTGGTGTCGTCGGCCTGCCCAGCCAGCCCGGCGTGTTCTACCGGGGCCTGCGCACCGTAGCCATCGACGGCACTCACCTGCACGTGCCCGACCGGGAACAGGTCACCTGGCGCTACCGCAAACGGGTAGGAGACCGGCGGGAGTTCGGCTACCCGCTGCTGCGACTGCTCGTGGTGATCGAGTGCGGGACCCGCGCCCTGCTCGCCGCGGACTTCGGCCCCGATGCAGGAGGCGAACTGCCCTATGCCCACCGCCTGGTAGGCGCACTGGACCGCGCGATGCTGCTGCTGGCCGACGCCGGCTTCGACGCCGCGCGATTCCTGCACGACGTGGCCGCCACCGGCGCGCAGTTCCTCGTCCGCTCCACCGCCTGCCGCCGCCCGACCATCGCGCAACGCCTGCCCGATGGCTCCTACCTGACCCGCATCGGCTACGGCACCCTACCCGCCCTCATCCTGATACGAGTCATCGAAGCGCAGGTCACCATCACCCTGGCCGACGGCACGGTGCGCCGCGAGCAGTGGCGCCTGATCACCAGCCTGACCGATCACGCCCGCTACCCCGCCCGAGAACTCATCAACCTCTACCACGAACGCTGGCAGGCCGAGACCACCTACTACTCGATCAAAGCCACCATGCTCAACGGCCGCGTCCTGCGCTCTCACAGCATCCCCGGCATCGAGCAAGAGGTATATGCCCTCCTCACCACCTACCAAGCCCTCATCCGCGCCGCCGCAGACGCCGCGTCAACCCAACCGGGCCTGGACATGGACCGGCTCAGCTTCACCATCCTCATCGACACCGCCGTCAACACGATCACCACCGCCAGCGCGATCCACCCCGACGGCCCCGCCGATCTCCTCGGCGCGATAGGCCAGGCCGCGCTGGCCAACCTCCTACCCACACAGCGCCGCCCCCGCGTCAAAGCCCGCACCCGCAAGAACCCGACCAGCAAGTACGGCCCGAACACGCGACAACACCCCCCAACCGCACAGACCTACAGCTTCCACGCCGACATCACAGTCTTCGAGAAAGGACTTGCCTCCCGCTCACAGCGCTAA
- a CDS encoding DUF349 domain-containing protein: protein MSDWTAFGRVDADGTVYVKTAEGERVVGSWQAGAPEEGLAHFARRFADLVTEVDLTEARLKSGAADAGHSLSTIRRIRATLPEANVVGDIDALTARLDKLATLAEEKAGEARAARDAARVEALARKTALVEEAEKLAAESTGWKTAGDRLKEILDEWKTIRGVDKKADGELWKRFAAARDGFTRRRGAHFASLDSQRKQAQTVKEELVAEAEKLRDSTDWAATANQLKDLMTQWKAAPRASKEAEQKLWERFRGAQDAFFSRRSEVFSARDNEQRGNLERKQALLAEAEALDVDADPKGAQAKLREIQAQWHEAGRVPREAAAGLERRLRAVDDKVREVMDSAWRRTTKEDNPLLAQMRAQVAEAEDRLARAQSAGDARRIKEAEQALNAKRQFLQLAEQAG from the coding sequence ATGAGCGACTGGACTGCCTTTGGACGGGTGGACGCGGACGGCACCGTGTACGTCAAGACCGCCGAGGGCGAGCGGGTGGTCGGATCCTGGCAGGCGGGAGCACCTGAGGAGGGCCTGGCGCACTTCGCACGGCGCTTCGCCGACCTGGTCACCGAGGTGGACCTGACTGAGGCGCGACTCAAGTCGGGTGCGGCGGACGCCGGGCACTCGTTGAGCACGATCCGGCGGATCCGCGCCACGCTGCCCGAAGCCAACGTGGTCGGCGACATCGACGCCCTGACCGCCCGCCTGGACAAGCTGGCCACCCTCGCCGAGGAGAAGGCCGGTGAGGCGCGCGCCGCCCGGGACGCCGCTCGCGTCGAGGCCCTGGCCCGCAAGACCGCTCTGGTCGAGGAGGCCGAGAAGCTGGCCGCCGAGTCCACCGGATGGAAGACCGCCGGGGACCGGCTCAAGGAGATCCTCGACGAGTGGAAGACCATTCGCGGGGTCGACAAGAAGGCCGACGGAGAGCTGTGGAAGCGGTTCGCCGCGGCCCGGGACGGTTTCACCCGCCGCCGGGGCGCCCACTTCGCCTCTTTGGACTCGCAGCGTAAGCAGGCGCAGACGGTCAAGGAGGAACTCGTCGCCGAGGCGGAGAAGCTCCGGGACTCCACCGACTGGGCCGCCACCGCCAACCAGCTCAAGGACCTGATGACCCAGTGGAAGGCCGCTCCCCGCGCCTCCAAGGAGGCCGAGCAGAAGCTCTGGGAACGGTTCCGGGGTGCGCAGGACGCCTTCTTCAGCCGGCGCAGTGAGGTCTTCTCCGCACGGGACAACGAGCAGCGCGGCAACCTGGAGCGCAAGCAGGCCCTGCTCGCCGAGGCCGAGGCGTTGGACGTCGACGCCGACCCGAAGGGCGCACAGGCCAAGCTGCGGGAGATCCAGGCGCAGTGGCACGAGGCGGGCCGGGTCCCCCGCGAGGCGGCAGCCGGGCTGGAGCGCCGGCTGCGTGCCGTCGACGACAAGGTCCGCGAGGTGATGGACTCGGCGTGGCGGCGTACCACCAAGGAGGACAACCCGCTGCTCGCCCAGATGCGGGCGCAGGTGGCGGAAGCCGAGGACCGGCTGGCCCGGGCCCAGAGCGCCGGCGACGCGCGCCGCATCAAGGAGGCCGAGCAGGCGCTCAACGCCAAGCGGCAGTTCCTCCAACTCGCCGAGCAGGCCGGCTGA
- the miaA gene encoding tRNA (adenosine(37)-N6)-dimethylallyltransferase MiaA, translating to MSGGVVAVVGPTAAGKSALSIALAHGLDGEVVNADSMQLYRGMDIGTAKLTVAERGGVPHHLLDIWDVTEPASVAEYQRRARAAVDDILSRGRVPLLVGGSGLYVRAVLEHFEFPGTDAALRERLERELAEAGPAPLYARLRAADPVAAESILPGNGRRIVRALEVIELTGAPFTASLPQPTPYYPAVQLGVDLDTALLDERIALRVDRMFADGLVAETRELVGRGLPEGRTASRALGYQQVLRLLAGELTEEQAREETVRATRRFVRRQRSWFRRDPRIHWLDSAGPDLIGAALRLLPAAAR from the coding sequence GTGAGCGGCGGCGTCGTCGCGGTGGTCGGTCCGACGGCCGCCGGTAAGTCGGCGCTGAGCATCGCTTTGGCGCACGGCCTCGACGGGGAGGTGGTGAACGCCGACTCGATGCAGCTCTACCGGGGCATGGACATCGGCACCGCCAAGCTGACAGTCGCCGAGCGCGGCGGGGTGCCGCACCACCTACTGGACATCTGGGACGTCACCGAGCCGGCGAGCGTCGCGGAGTACCAGCGGCGGGCCCGCGCGGCGGTGGACGACATCCTGTCCCGAGGGCGGGTGCCGTTGCTCGTCGGCGGGTCCGGGCTGTACGTGCGGGCGGTGCTGGAGCACTTCGAGTTCCCCGGCACCGACGCGGCGCTGCGCGAACGGCTGGAACGCGAGTTGGCCGAGGCCGGCCCCGCCCCGCTCTACGCGCGGCTGCGGGCCGCCGACCCGGTCGCCGCCGAGAGCATCCTGCCCGGCAACGGTCGCCGGATCGTCCGAGCCCTGGAGGTGATCGAGCTGACCGGCGCGCCGTTCACCGCCTCGCTGCCGCAGCCCACGCCGTACTACCCGGCGGTGCAGCTCGGCGTGGACCTGGACACCGCCCTGCTCGACGAGCGGATCGCGCTGCGGGTCGACCGGATGTTCGCCGATGGTCTGGTGGCGGAGACCCGCGAGCTGGTCGGGCGTGGGTTGCCCGAGGGGCGGACGGCGAGTCGGGCGCTCGGCTACCAGCAGGTGCTGCGCCTGCTCGCGGGTGAGCTGACCGAGGAGCAGGCGCGCGAGGAGACGGTCCGGGCCACGCGGCGCTTCGTCCGGCGGCAGCGGTCCTGGTTCCGGCGTGACCCGCGGATCCACTGGCTGGACTCGGCCGGGCCGGACCTGATCGGGGCCGCCCTGCGCCTGCTGCCCGCCGCTGCGCGATGA
- the dapF gene encoding diaminopimelate epimerase: MEFTKGHGTGNDFVLLPDPDGQLDLTPELVAALCDRRRGIGADGVLRVVRAAKHPDGAGQAGEAEWFMDYWNADGSFAEMCGNGARVFVRYLLDTGLATPAGAALPVATRAGVVRALVEGDAVSVEMRRPRLYDSSSATLGGLTLSGTVVDVGNPHLVCVLPTGVELSALDLTVAPGFDPVVFPSGVNVEFIVAGDPVDGTDGHTLMRVYERGSAETLSCGTGACAVGAVALRDAGRDTGVVAVDVPGGRVTVTVTADSCWLSGPAVLVATGEVTLPA; this comes from the coding sequence GTGGAGTTCACCAAGGGCCACGGCACCGGCAACGACTTCGTCCTCCTTCCCGACCCGGACGGTCAGCTCGACCTGACCCCGGAGCTGGTCGCGGCGCTCTGTGACCGGCGGCGGGGCATCGGCGCGGACGGCGTCCTGCGGGTGGTCCGCGCGGCCAAGCATCCCGACGGCGCCGGGCAGGCCGGCGAGGCCGAGTGGTTCATGGACTACTGGAACGCCGACGGTTCCTTCGCCGAGATGTGCGGCAACGGCGCCCGGGTCTTCGTGCGCTACCTGCTCGACACCGGGCTGGCCACGCCCGCCGGCGCGGCCCTGCCGGTGGCCACCCGGGCCGGCGTCGTGCGCGCGCTGGTCGAGGGCGACGCCGTGTCCGTCGAGATGCGCCGACCCCGGCTGTACGACAGTTCGAGCGCCACCCTCGGCGGTCTGACCCTGTCCGGCACCGTCGTGGACGTCGGCAACCCGCACCTGGTCTGTGTCCTGCCGACCGGTGTCGAGCTGTCCGCGCTGGACCTGACCGTCGCGCCCGGATTCGACCCGGTGGTGTTCCCGTCCGGGGTGAACGTGGAGTTCATTGTGGCGGGGGACCCGGTCGACGGCACCGACGGGCACACCCTGATGCGGGTGTACGAGCGCGGCAGCGCCGAGACGCTGTCCTGCGGCACCGGTGCCTGCGCGGTGGGCGCGGTGGCCCTGCGCGACGCCGGCCGGGACACCGGCGTGGTAGCCGTCGACGTCCCCGGCGGACGCGTCACGGTCACGGTCACCGCGGATTCCTGCTGGCTGTCCGGCCCAGCAGTCCTGGTAGCAACCGGCGAGGTAACCCTCCCGGCCTAA